The Sedimentisphaera salicampi genome includes a region encoding these proteins:
- a CDS encoding family 43 glycosylhydrolase → MQKHIWMLILVCFSVSLFAAMPAEEIRAGLESRDKALHIKDGWIRDPYIVLSPDGWYYLTGTTPLPDNPQQYENPYNDGLGSDSVVGYKMQAWRSKDLVEWEYLGTPYSILDGIWPKARPERFKEVDRSNWRLWAPEIHNVGGKWAIVHTSPSPVKGANLSLTKDFQLEGPYENPMGADIGRKHDPSLFKDESGTIWMIWGATQTAPLKDDLSGFKAKPTKIGPPNRKMGHEGCLMREIGDKYVLFGTGWSTLKMRHGSYNLYYSVADEITGKYTDRKFAGRFLGHGTPFQDKEGNWWCTAFFNADVPPIGKVAAETMDISGDAYTINEQGVTIVPMDIRQLDSGEIHVKALDPAYASPGEDEKQEF, encoded by the coding sequence ATGCAAAAACACATTTGGATGCTCATTTTAGTATGTTTCTCCGTCTCATTATTTGCGGCTATGCCGGCAGAGGAAATCAGAGCCGGCCTTGAAAGCAGAGATAAAGCACTTCACATCAAAGACGGCTGGATAAGAGACCCCTACATCGTGCTCTCGCCGGACGGCTGGTACTACCTTACCGGAACAACACCCCTGCCGGACAACCCCCAGCAGTATGAAAATCCCTACAACGACGGGCTCGGCTCAGACAGCGTTGTGGGATACAAAATGCAGGCATGGCGAAGCAAAGATCTGGTGGAGTGGGAATACCTTGGAACTCCATACTCTATTCTGGATGGAATCTGGCCTAAAGCACGTCCCGAAAGATTCAAAGAAGTTGACAGAAGCAATTGGAGGCTCTGGGCTCCGGAGATCCATAATGTAGGCGGAAAATGGGCGATAGTTCATACAAGCCCCTCGCCAGTGAAGGGTGCAAATTTATCGCTGACCAAAGACTTCCAGCTTGAAGGCCCGTATGAAAACCCAATGGGAGCCGATATCGGAAGAAAACACGATCCGTCGCTTTTCAAAGACGAAAGCGGCACAATCTGGATGATCTGGGGCGCAACTCAAACCGCTCCGCTCAAGGATGATTTATCCGGCTTCAAAGCAAAACCAACTAAAATCGGCCCTCCAAACAGAAAAATGGGGCATGAAGGCTGCCTTATGCGTGAAATCGGCGATAAATACGTCCTTTTCGGCACCGGCTGGTCAACTCTGAAAATGAGACACGGCTCATACAATCTTTATTACTCTGTAGCAGATGAGATTACCGGCAAATACACAGACAGAAAATTCGCAGGCAGATTCCTCGGCCACGGAACACCGTTTCAGGACAAAGAAGGCAACTGGTGGTGCACTGCCTTCTTTAATGCCGATGTTCCCCCGATAGGCAAGGTTGCAGCGGAAACAATGGACATCAGCGGCGATGCCTACACCATCAACGAGCAGGGAGTTACGATAGTTCCGATGGACATCAGACAGCTCGACAGCGGGGAGATACACGTTAAAGCCCTAGACCCTGCATACGCAAGCCCGGGAGAAGATGAAAAACAAGAGTTCTAA
- a CDS encoding alkaline phosphatase family protein — MSKLLIIGIDGGTWDVLNPAIEQGCMPFLEGLMKDSRSGVLNSTVPAITPTAWSTFQTGVSPAANNIFSFSYLNRQTKKQHFSTTSTMQKTIWEILSDSGLKVSVVNLPMTYPPREINGYMVTGVNTPSEDSDFTWPKELKAEILEKFPDYRIFTLENMLRDFSGYYIEKITNKLTEIISQRLEVAKFVMKKQEHDVFMLHFQANDILQHALWPLLDKTCKDFDEKWQKFIFEKFYAKLDACIKELNQTFAENIKGKDFKCLIASDHGFEHHEARFNLGSWLVETGYTKLPEKKLSLKKRISKSLKVGRILKRFFKEQAVNNLEKKLKVRSEPIDYAQSRALAIGKGSEGFLYCFDMTDRQKQELREKLLDIDLPDPAEGKLFEKVLTASELYKTDIPEDFPDFFLIPKSGFTVTGNIKKGQPLFSEVLKQEDLHLGKHSPEGIFVLAHAEESENGQERSIYDIAPTVLEILGIELPDYFQGTPLTRKASGSGSEENISPKQNAETNEEDEEKIKQRLANLGYM; from the coding sequence ATGAGTAAACTTTTAATTATAGGAATAGACGGCGGTACGTGGGATGTTTTGAACCCCGCCATAGAGCAGGGCTGTATGCCGTTTCTTGAAGGGCTGATGAAGGATTCTCGCAGCGGCGTGCTCAATTCCACCGTCCCCGCTATCACGCCCACGGCCTGGTCCACCTTCCAGACAGGCGTAAGCCCGGCGGCCAACAATATCTTCAGTTTCTCATATCTCAACAGGCAGACAAAAAAGCAGCATTTCTCCACCACAAGCACAATGCAGAAGACCATCTGGGAAATCCTCTCAGACAGCGGGCTGAAGGTGAGCGTAGTAAACCTGCCCATGACTTACCCGCCCAGAGAGATAAACGGATATATGGTTACTGGCGTTAATACGCCCTCTGAGGATTCGGATTTCACATGGCCGAAAGAGCTCAAGGCAGAGATCCTCGAGAAATTCCCCGACTACCGAATCTTCACGCTCGAGAATATGCTCAGAGACTTCTCCGGCTACTACATCGAAAAAATAACAAACAAGCTCACGGAGATAATCTCTCAGAGGCTCGAGGTGGCGAAATTTGTGATGAAAAAGCAGGAGCACGATGTTTTTATGCTCCATTTTCAGGCAAACGATATCCTCCAGCATGCATTATGGCCTCTGCTCGATAAAACTTGCAAAGACTTCGACGAGAAATGGCAGAAATTCATCTTCGAAAAATTCTACGCAAAACTGGACGCCTGCATAAAGGAGCTCAATCAGACCTTTGCAGAAAACATCAAGGGAAAAGATTTCAAATGCCTCATCGCCTCAGATCACGGCTTCGAGCACCACGAGGCAAGATTCAATCTTGGCAGCTGGCTCGTTGAAACCGGTTATACAAAGCTCCCCGAGAAAAAGCTTTCGCTCAAGAAGAGAATCTCAAAGAGCCTGAAGGTGGGCAGGATCCTAAAGCGGTTCTTCAAAGAACAGGCAGTTAATAATCTCGAGAAGAAGCTCAAAGTTCGCTCTGAACCGATAGACTACGCACAATCCAGAGCCCTCGCTATCGGCAAGGGCAGCGAAGGCTTTCTATACTGCTTCGATATGACAGACCGGCAAAAACAGGAGCTTAGAGAAAAGCTCTTGGATATAGACCTGCCGGACCCAGCGGAGGGAAAGCTCTTTGAAAAGGTTCTAACCGCAAGCGAGCTCTACAAAACCGACATACCCGAAGACTTCCCGGATTTCTTCCTCATACCCAAAAGCGGCTTCACCGTTACCGGCAATATCAAGAAAGGCCAGCCGCTGTTCTCTGAGGTGCTCAAACAGGAAGACCTGCACCTCGGGAAACATTCGCCCGAGGGGATATTCGTTCTTGCTCATGCGGAAGAATCCGAAAACGGGCAGGAAAGATCCATATACGATATCGCTCCAACAGTACTTGAGATACTCGGCATTGAACTGCCCGATTATTTCCAAGGAACTCCGCTCACCCGAAAGGCTTCCGGAAGCGGCAGCGAAGAGAATATTTCCCCAAAGCAGAACGCAGAGACAAACGAAGAGGACGAAGAGAAAATAAAGCAGAGGCTCGCCAATCTGGGGTATATGTAG
- a CDS encoding IS110 family transposase — translation MKNIIGIDVSKDRFDVYCKTTKEYTSYSSDASDIDKLAEYCQKQEPELVVMEATGGYEFKMASVLMAKGLPVSIVNPGRVKEFAKSLGILAKTDKICARKISLFAEAVKPRQNSQIDEQRREIKELTVRREQLVKMRTAEKNRLDKAFEKTTLNSIKSTIDFLERQINDLDKTISELIEKVPRLKKKTEILTSIPGVGEKTASMLVAAMPELGTLNRRQIAMLVGVAPINRDSGKMRGKRATGGGRKGVRDKLFMPALTIVRFNPALKCFYERLVEKGKPKKVALTATMRKLVCIMNTMLQNETFWQNKLLRGEAGFGAEPQEKSI, via the coding sequence ATGAAAAACATTATTGGCATTGATGTTTCAAAAGATCGTTTTGATGTTTATTGTAAAACTACTAAAGAGTACACTTCTTACAGTAGTGATGCTTCAGACATTGATAAGTTGGCTGAATACTGCCAAAAACAAGAACCAGAACTTGTTGTTATGGAGGCAACTGGCGGCTATGAGTTTAAGATGGCTTCTGTGCTTATGGCCAAAGGCTTACCTGTTTCAATTGTGAATCCAGGCAGGGTTAAAGAGTTTGCAAAATCTTTAGGTATCTTAGCCAAAACAGATAAGATTTGTGCCAGAAAAATATCTCTATTTGCAGAAGCCGTTAAACCAAGGCAGAATTCTCAAATTGACGAGCAAAGACGTGAAATAAAAGAACTTACAGTTCGAAGAGAGCAGCTCGTTAAGATGCGTACAGCAGAGAAAAACAGATTAGATAAGGCGTTTGAGAAGACAACTTTGAACAGTATTAAATCAACAATTGATTTTCTTGAAAGGCAAATTAATGACCTCGACAAGACTATCTCAGAGCTGATTGAAAAGGTGCCAAGGTTAAAGAAGAAAACTGAAATACTTACCAGCATACCGGGTGTAGGCGAGAAAACTGCATCAATGCTTGTTGCAGCTATGCCCGAGCTGGGAACGCTTAATCGCAGGCAGATCGCCATGCTTGTAGGGGTTGCTCCAATCAATAGAGACAGCGGTAAAATGAGGGGCAAAAGAGCTACGGGAGGCGGCAGAAAAGGTGTCAGGGATAAACTTTTTATGCCGGCTTTAACAATCGTAAGGTTCAATCCGGCATTGAAATGTTTCTATGAAAGACTTGTTGAAAAGGGAAAACCCAAGAAGGTTGCCCTTACCGCAACGATGAGAAAACTTGTGTGTATCATGAATACAATGCTGCAAAACGAAACCTTTTGGCAAAATAAATTGTTAAGAGGAGAGGCGGGGTTTGGGGCAGAGCCCCAAGAAAAATCTATTTAA
- a CDS encoding NAD+ synthase: MRIAAAQINPVVGDLQGNADKILRAYQEAAENGVQLAVFPEMSISGYPPEDLLFKKHFLKDCRETSRKLAEKCTGPAIIFGSPICDKGGCFNSLLLASDGEIQTIYNKMQLPNYGVFDERRYFSRGKIPLCFDVAGLRVGLSICEDIWETEQVELYKSLFPGMDIFVNISASPFHKGKIEERKQIISNCSETLGVPLIYCNLVGGQDELVFDGRSIITDSSGNIIAKAKYFEEDIIYADVQKQNGKTDIIACQEKAPQPRNVVEEVYEALVLGTKDYVRKNGFDKVIIGISGGIDSALAAAIAVKALGSENVFGITMPSKFNKSETITDAELLAANLGISFKTIPISETLSAFHNALSMIPGWDDSGTAYENLQARIRGTILMSLSNQFGYMVLTTGNKSETAVGYSTLYGDTAGGFAVIKDVTKTMVYRLSNYINEIFGEMIPESTITRPPSAELREEQLDVDSLPDYDLLDAIIKGYVEQDKSADQLRSEGCKTEDVNRLLRMVDFNEYKRRQSPPGIKITPKAFGRDRRLPITNKYRSQVRE; this comes from the coding sequence ATGAGAATAGCCGCAGCACAAATTAACCCCGTAGTAGGAGACCTTCAGGGCAACGCAGATAAAATACTCAGAGCATATCAGGAGGCCGCTGAGAACGGCGTTCAGCTTGCAGTTTTTCCGGAGATGAGCATCTCGGGCTACCCTCCCGAAGACCTGCTCTTCAAAAAGCACTTCCTCAAAGACTGCCGAGAAACCTCTCGAAAGCTCGCAGAGAAATGCACGGGTCCTGCGATAATATTCGGCTCGCCGATATGCGATAAAGGAGGCTGCTTCAATTCCCTGCTTCTCGCTTCGGACGGAGAGATTCAAACCATATACAACAAGATGCAGCTTCCGAACTACGGCGTTTTCGATGAACGCAGATACTTCAGCAGGGGCAAGATCCCGCTGTGTTTTGATGTTGCGGGTCTGCGCGTTGGGCTGAGCATATGCGAGGATATATGGGAGACCGAGCAGGTGGAGCTGTATAAAAGCCTCTTCCCCGGAATGGATATTTTCGTAAACATCTCAGCTTCTCCGTTCCATAAAGGCAAAATCGAAGAGAGAAAGCAGATTATCTCCAACTGCTCAGAAACACTCGGCGTACCGTTGATATACTGCAACCTCGTGGGCGGACAGGATGAGCTGGTTTTCGACGGGCGAAGCATTATTACAGACTCCTCGGGCAATATAATAGCAAAAGCAAAATACTTCGAGGAGGATATAATCTATGCAGACGTGCAGAAGCAAAACGGGAAAACAGATATCATTGCCTGTCAGGAAAAGGCTCCTCAGCCCAGAAACGTTGTGGAGGAGGTGTATGAGGCTCTGGTACTCGGGACAAAGGATTATGTCCGCAAGAACGGCTTTGACAAGGTGATTATAGGCATCTCTGGCGGGATTGACTCTGCCCTGGCAGCTGCAATTGCCGTGAAGGCGCTGGGAAGCGAGAACGTGTTCGGGATTACAATGCCCTCAAAGTTCAATAAATCAGAAACAATAACTGATGCTGAGCTGCTTGCTGCAAATCTCGGGATAAGCTTCAAAACTATCCCGATCTCAGAAACGCTTTCAGCCTTCCATAATGCACTCTCAATGATACCCGGCTGGGACGATTCGGGCACTGCATACGAAAATCTTCAGGCCAGAATCCGCGGAACTATCCTTATGTCTTTGAGCAATCAGTTTGGATATATGGTGCTTACTACCGGAAATAAAAGCGAAACCGCTGTGGGCTATTCAACGCTCTACGGCGATACTGCAGGCGGATTTGCGGTGATTAAAGATGTAACAAAAACGATGGTCTACAGGCTCTCTAATTACATAAATGAGATATTCGGCGAAATGATCCCCGAATCCACAATCACAAGACCGCCTTCCGCAGAGCTCAGGGAAGAGCAGCTCGATGTAGATTCACTCCCCGATTACGACCTGCTCGATGCGATTATAAAGGGGTACGTAGAGCAGGATAAGTCCGCAGACCAGCTGCGAAGCGAAGGCTGCAAAACCGAAGATGTAAACAGGCTGCTTCGGATGGTGGATTTCAATGAATACAAGAGGCGGCAGTCTCCCCCAGGTATAAAAATTACGCCAAAGGCCTTTGGAAGAGACAGGAGACTTCCAATTACAAACAAATACCGTTCACAAGTAAGAGAATAG
- a CDS encoding helix-turn-helix domain-containing protein: MFFKLDADTAARKDLRASDKIILAIIQNYENQGEAYPGRRKLQEKSGLAAGTVCSSINRLESAGLLEVNRTGKGKSNTYKTGTKMRPVQKSDWSKNCTGSGLKNRPVQKSDWSKNCTGSGLKNRPVQKLDRSKNCTGSGTKIRPEPVQKLDHKRIRKEKSNVDEPSGYAFVLKGGKDYSLPKAKLEEYENTFAEVDIDSEFRKAQQWLRDNPAKRKTAAGMPRFLGSWLSRAQGSLKPKAQPAGEIFQRRDPTPEDLEIAFGKRGLD; encoded by the coding sequence ATGTTCTTTAAATTGGATGCCGATACAGCAGCACGGAAAGACCTGCGGGCAAGCGATAAGATAATCCTTGCGATTATCCAAAATTACGAAAATCAGGGCGAGGCATATCCGGGCAGGAGGAAGCTTCAGGAAAAAAGCGGGCTTGCCGCTGGAACTGTTTGCAGCTCCATAAACCGGCTGGAATCCGCTGGGCTTCTGGAAGTTAATCGAACGGGCAAAGGCAAATCTAACACATATAAAACCGGTACAAAAATGAGACCGGTTCAAAAATCGGACTGGTCTAAAAACTGTACCGGTAGTGGTCTAAAAAATAGACCGGTTCAAAAATCGGACTGGTCTAAAAACTGTACCGGTAGTGGTCTAAAAAATAGACCGGTTCAAAAATTAGACCGGTCTAAAAACTGTACCGGTAGTGGTACAAAAATTAGACCGGAACCGGTTCAAAAATTAGACCATAAAAGAATAAGAAAAGAAAAGAGTAATGTGGACGAGCCTTCCGGATATGCTTTTGTGCTGAAGGGAGGGAAAGATTACTCACTGCCAAAAGCCAAACTCGAAGAGTATGAAAACACCTTCGCAGAAGTGGATATTGACAGCGAGTTTCGCAAGGCTCAGCAGTGGCTGCGGGATAATCCTGCCAAACGGAAGACCGCAGCGGGGATGCCCCGTTTCCTCGGCAGCTGGCTTTCACGAGCTCAAGGCAGCCTGAAGCCAAAAGCTCAGCCTGCCGGCGAAATCTTCCAGCGCCGAGATCCTACGCCGGAAGATCTCGAGATTGCCTTCGGAAAGCGAGGGCTGGACTGA
- a CDS encoding alkaline phosphatase family protein — translation MERKVILAGLDGFSPRIFKYLCSEGKMPFLESLSESGSSGVLRSIVPFETSPAWSSLQTGCRPEKTSIYTFHRYQSDKRQIRLNSFRDIKVPSLWELLSNAGKRVISINMPVTSPPPEVNGIIIPGLLSPQLSRESVHPPEVYDKYIAGNEDYKIVDKRWDGNIDLFAERAKRLINARLSLAKEILSSEDFDLASVQFQMTDVLQHKLWWAIDPEEPGFDKAAFNKIAEIYSACDNALKELFSFAASGDLKLAVSDHGFCAHNKTISINTWLHQNGFLKLLDSEKKSGLISDELKDKHPLLKKMAGIYGEAKKKAVSAGSKPDTRLFCEKHLEHLRKMIDFQQPNIFCLGAMGAYFYVTDASQKSRLAKIRESLLEAYGPESQNPVISKIEIPENESLSEPAMKAELIEGALNAVTPSRDENSAVISSPDNSGLSGGTHSIEGFWAASGVQIKQQNKDAEIIDIAPTILGFLGAEIPGHTDGKFLSDIFSEDIEPKYGRSDSQGKESVDYSDDQQSGVEDQLRDLGYI, via the coding sequence ATGGAAAGAAAAGTGATATTGGCGGGGCTTGACGGCTTTTCGCCCCGAATATTCAAATATTTATGCAGTGAAGGGAAAATGCCTTTTCTCGAGTCTTTGAGCGAGTCGGGCAGCAGCGGGGTACTGCGGAGCATTGTGCCTTTTGAAACCTCCCCCGCTTGGTCTTCGCTTCAAACAGGCTGCCGGCCTGAGAAAACCTCAATCTACACCTTCCACAGATACCAAAGCGATAAGAGGCAGATTCGCCTTAACAGCTTCAGGGATATAAAAGTGCCTTCTCTCTGGGAGCTTCTGTCAAATGCGGGCAAGAGAGTTATCAGCATCAATATGCCTGTAACCTCGCCCCCTCCAGAGGTAAACGGGATAATTATTCCAGGGCTCTTATCACCTCAGCTCAGCAGAGAAAGTGTTCACCCGCCGGAGGTTTATGATAAATACATCGCAGGCAATGAAGATTACAAGATCGTTGACAAAAGATGGGACGGAAACATAGACCTCTTCGCTGAAAGGGCTAAGAGGCTGATAAATGCAAGGCTGAGCCTCGCCAAGGAAATACTAAGCAGCGAAGATTTCGACCTTGCCAGCGTGCAGTTTCAGATGACAGACGTGCTTCAGCACAAGCTCTGGTGGGCAATTGATCCAGAGGAGCCCGGCTTTGATAAGGCTGCGTTTAATAAAATCGCAGAGATTTATTCGGCCTGCGATAATGCGCTGAAAGAGCTTTTCTCATTTGCCGCTTCTGGCGATTTAAAGCTTGCGGTTTCCGATCACGGCTTCTGCGCTCATAATAAAACTATCTCCATCAACACTTGGCTGCATCAAAACGGCTTCCTTAAGCTCCTTGATTCAGAGAAAAAAAGCGGACTTATCAGCGATGAACTGAAAGATAAGCACCCCTTGCTGAAGAAGATGGCGGGCATTTACGGCGAGGCAAAGAAGAAAGCCGTCTCAGCGGGCTCGAAGCCTGATACGAGACTCTTCTGCGAGAAACATCTCGAACACCTTCGCAAGATGATAGACTTTCAGCAGCCCAATATCTTCTGTCTCGGGGCTATGGGGGCATATTTCTACGTAACAGATGCCTCGCAGAAAAGCCGTCTTGCAAAGATTCGGGAAAGTTTGCTGGAGGCCTACGGGCCTGAATCGCAGAATCCTGTTATAAGCAAAATAGAGATCCCTGAGAACGAGAGTCTGAGCGAACCTGCAATGAAAGCAGAGCTTATTGAAGGTGCATTAAATGCGGTAACCCCCTCACGTGATGAGAATTCTGCTGTGATATCATCGCCCGATAATAGCGGCCTTTCAGGCGGAACGCATTCGATAGAGGGCTTCTGGGCAGCCTCGGGGGTTCAGATTAAGCAGCAGAATAAGGACGCCGAGATAATAGACATAGCGCCTACCATCCTCGGCTTTCTCGGGGCAGAAATTCCCGGCCATACAGACGGGAAGTTCCTCAGCGATATCTTCAGCGAAGATATAGAGCCTAAATACGGCAGAAGCGATTCGCAAGGGAAAGAAAGCGTTGACTACAGCGACGACCAGCAGAGCGGGGTGGAAGACCAGCTCAGAGATCTGGGCTATATATAG
- a CDS encoding class I SAM-dependent methyltransferase, which yields MNAKLKEIFKLPFKPYWALRKKLRTVYLPKKYWNDLHSSKDIDSLRRVGYKNRSEEENRAMYEKARQTFLGFCKECGVDFSASKVLEIGCGTGFYTDIIRSQGCRQYTGIDISRVTIKQLRKKYRGCKFKTLDAAQGKLREKFDVIVMIDVTQHIVGEKKFASAMKNIDQMLTTGGVFIVTSWLSEQIIQNRYYEVKRPLSCYKQAFPKYNFSKPEPFRDKYIFSIFKQS from the coding sequence ATGAACGCTAAGCTCAAAGAGATCTTCAAGCTCCCGTTCAAGCCGTACTGGGCTCTGAGAAAGAAGCTCAGAACTGTTTACCTGCCCAAGAAATACTGGAACGACCTGCACAGCTCGAAAGATATCGATTCGCTCCGGCGAGTGGGATACAAAAACCGCTCCGAGGAGGAAAACAGGGCTATGTATGAAAAGGCAAGACAAACCTTCCTCGGTTTCTGCAAAGAGTGCGGCGTGGATTTCTCAGCCTCGAAGGTGCTCGAGATCGGCTGCGGAACAGGCTTCTACACCGATATAATAAGATCTCAGGGCTGCAGACAATACACCGGCATTGATATAAGCAGAGTTACGATTAAGCAGCTCAGAAAGAAATATCGGGGCTGCAAATTCAAAACCCTCGATGCAGCTCAAGGAAAGCTCAGGGAAAAATTCGATGTGATCGTTATGATTGATGTTACTCAGCATATCGTAGGCGAGAAGAAATTCGCTTCTGCAATGAAAAACATCGACCAAATGCTCACCACCGGAGGGGTTTTTATCGTTACCTCATGGCTTTCTGAACAGATAATACAAAACCGCTATTACGAGGTGAAAAGACCCCTCAGCTGCTACAAACAGGCATTCCCAAAATACAACTTCTCAAAGCCCGAACCCTTCAGAGACAAATACATCTTTTCAATTTTCAAGCAGAGCTGA
- a CDS encoding helix-turn-helix domain-containing protein, with amino-acid sequence MKLKNINQIANELDLPLSWIKEQVEAGKIPCLRIGRKYKFELETVKASLAEMAAKRKEVIPMQAESAMLTSGQVRAKLNVGKTLFYEMLSDGRIGVRPLRAGRKLLFPAAELERWFEASIEAGGFIPADQWRQYKSRGGK; translated from the coding sequence ATGAAACTGAAAAATATAAACCAAATTGCAAATGAGCTGGACTTGCCGCTCAGCTGGATCAAAGAGCAAGTGGAGGCGGGGAAGATTCCTTGTCTCAGGATTGGACGCAAATACAAATTTGAACTGGAGACAGTTAAAGCAAGCCTCGCTGAAATGGCAGCGAAGCGAAAGGAGGTGATTCCGATGCAAGCTGAATCAGCAATGCTCACAAGCGGGCAAGTGCGAGCCAAATTGAATGTTGGTAAAACTCTATTCTACGAAATGCTCTCAGACGGCAGGATTGGCGTTCGCCCCCTGCGGGCAGGCCGCAAACTGCTTTTTCCGGCAGCGGAACTGGAAAGATGGTTTGAGGCAAGCATTGAGGCCGGCGGGTTTATCCCAGCCGACCAGTGGAGACAATACAAATCACGAGGTGGAAAATGA
- a CDS encoding CHC2 zinc finger domain-containing protein → MGFADLRKRDRAALAAELEAAGAQLKGDSCCCPFHEDKHPSAGIYQNEAGFWMYKCHSCGFCGSVWDVEAKSRVRLPPS, encoded by the coding sequence ATGGGCTTTGCAGACCTTCGCAAGAGGGACCGGGCGGCTCTGGCCGCAGAGCTTGAGGCCGCCGGGGCTCAGCTTAAAGGCGATTCCTGCTGCTGCCCGTTTCACGAAGACAAGCACCCCTCAGCGGGCATTTACCAGAATGAGGCTGGCTTCTGGATGTACAAATGCCATTCCTGCGGCTTCTGCGGCTCTGTGTGGGACGTTGAAGCGAAGAGCAGGGTGAGGCTGCCCCCGAGCTGA
- a CDS encoding lipopolysaccharide biosynthesis protein yields the protein MSNYQTQKPHKDLYKKTLQSGGWVFGLRLFNHLLSILRLGVLAVFLTPEQFGVVGAALLLVEVLETFTQTGFNQSLIAKKGSVDQWLNTAWTAGLIRAAVLYAVIFFASPFAAELKASGELAAQTTMIMRVIGLLIIIKAMNNPGVLYFSKDLSFDKVFKINSISNTAAAIISIAAAFYYRSAWAIVIGKILGAVLSAAGGYLLHSFRPRIEIKIQKLKEMWGFGKWITGGRIVSFLINQGDDFLVWFYLGMRPLGLYQMSYKISTIPGDYVSKTLNTTLFPAMSKISDDKDRMRSAYLKLFRMVFTFSCPVVICLILGSEFLWLVLGNKWAPAIPVIQILCIKGFFQTMGTSRGPVFLSMGRPNIAFYIKLVRFGFLAAVIFPLASNYGVQGVAWAVAAAAALPQPLGFYWTNRLLGIKPGEYLPLIVPGLLLGVAAVLGAWGVVFLASVYI from the coding sequence ATGAGCAATTATCAGACACAAAAGCCTCATAAAGACCTTTACAAAAAGACCCTCCAGAGCGGAGGCTGGGTTTTCGGGCTCAGGCTTTTTAATCACCTGCTTTCAATACTCCGGCTCGGGGTGCTGGCAGTATTTCTCACACCCGAACAGTTCGGCGTTGTTGGGGCGGCGCTTCTCTTGGTGGAAGTGCTCGAAACATTCACGCAAACAGGTTTCAATCAGTCGCTCATAGCCAAAAAGGGCAGTGTTGATCAATGGCTCAATACCGCTTGGACAGCGGGCTTGATTCGGGCAGCAGTTTTATACGCTGTAATTTTCTTCGCCTCACCTTTTGCTGCTGAGCTGAAGGCCTCGGGCGAGCTGGCCGCCCAAACCACTATGATTATGAGAGTTATCGGCCTTTTGATAATAATAAAGGCAATGAACAACCCGGGAGTTCTATACTTCTCCAAAGATCTCAGCTTCGATAAAGTATTCAAAATAAACTCCATCTCAAACACAGCTGCTGCGATAATATCGATTGCGGCCGCTTTCTACTACCGCTCTGCATGGGCGATTGTTATCGGCAAGATTCTCGGCGCAGTCCTTTCGGCTGCCGGCGGCTACCTCCTTCACAGCTTCAGGCCGCGCATTGAGATAAAAATTCAAAAGCTCAAAGAGATGTGGGGATTTGGCAAATGGATAACAGGGGGGCGGATTGTAAGCTTTCTAATAAATCAGGGCGATGATTTTCTCGTATGGTTTTACCTCGGTATGAGGCCGCTGGGGCTCTATCAGATGTCTTACAAGATTTCCACTATCCCGGGCGATTACGTTTCTAAAACGCTCAATACAACCCTTTTCCCCGCTATGTCCAAGATATCAGACGACAAAGACAGAATGCGTTCGGCGTATCTCAAGCTCTTCAGAATGGTTTTTACATTTTCCTGCCCGGTAGTGATATGCCTTATCCTCGGCAGTGAATTTCTCTGGCTTGTTCTCGGGAATAAATGGGCGCCTGCGATACCGGTTATTCAGATCCTGTGCATCAAGGGATTCTTCCAGACAATGGGCACATCCCGCGGGCCGGTTTTCCTCTCGATGGGCAGGCCGAATATAGCCTTCTACATCAAGCTTGTAAGGTTCGGATTCCTCGCAGCTGTAATATTTCCGCTCGCCTCTAATTACGGGGTGCAGGGTGTTGCATGGGCGGTGGCAGCGGCGGCGGCTCTTCCACAGCCCCTCGGATTCTACTGGACAAACCGCCTTCTCGGAATCAAGCCCGGCGAATATCTCCCGCTTATCGTTCCCGGCCTTCTGCTCGGTGTGGCAGCGGTTTTAGGGGCGTGGGGGGTTGTTTTTCTCGCTTCAGTCTATATATAG